Proteins co-encoded in one Waddlia chondrophila WSU 86-1044 genomic window:
- the rsmA gene encoding 16S rRNA (adenine(1518)-N(6)/adenine(1519)-N(6))-dimethyltransferase RsmA, translated as MTSNPLRLSNPSQLRQYLEILGISPKKSLSQNFLIDGNIIDKIISLAEINAQDQVLEIGPGPGALTDALHQHGARVLAVEKDRILAKALQERGGDIRVICEDVLKVDLEKELSERATVIANLPYNITSPILTSLLPKTHVFKRIVVMVQLEVAERLTASPGNKTYGSLTVFSNLFSTPQWGFKVSRRCFFPEPNVDSAVVRFDLSPPPKEVEDEAFFQLIRTAFGQRRKMLKSSLKKLYPSSSVMQALAGIGFQETARPEELSSNQFVEFYRHLIYMRS; from the coding sequence ATGACTTCAAACCCTTTACGCTTAAGTAATCCCAGCCAGTTACGTCAATATCTCGAAATCTTGGGCATCTCTCCCAAAAAAAGCCTATCTCAAAATTTCCTGATCGACGGAAACATCATTGACAAGATCATTTCTCTTGCTGAAATCAATGCCCAAGATCAGGTTTTGGAAATTGGGCCAGGACCCGGGGCTCTTACTGATGCCCTGCATCAACACGGCGCTCGTGTTCTAGCCGTAGAAAAAGACCGTATCTTGGCCAAAGCGCTACAAGAAAGAGGCGGCGACATCCGTGTGATTTGCGAAGACGTCTTAAAAGTGGATCTTGAAAAGGAACTTTCAGAGCGTGCAACGGTAATCGCCAACCTGCCTTACAACATCACCTCTCCAATTTTAACTTCTCTCCTTCCAAAAACTCACGTATTCAAACGGATCGTCGTAATGGTCCAACTGGAGGTGGCAGAAAGACTCACAGCTTCTCCTGGAAACAAAACTTACGGATCTCTCACAGTATTTTCCAATCTATTTTCAACGCCGCAATGGGGTTTCAAAGTGAGCAGGCGCTGTTTTTTTCCAGAGCCTAATGTGGATTCTGCAGTTGTTCGGTTCGACCTCTCCCCTCCTCCAAAAGAGGTGGAAGATGAAGCATTTTTCCAATTGATCAGAACAGCTTTTGGCCAAAGACGGAAAATGTTAAAGTCTTCACTGAAAAAACTCTACCCCTCTTCCTCTGTCATGCAAGCTTTGGCAGGGATTGGCTTTCAAGAGACTGCAAGGCCTGAAGAATTATCATCTAATCAATTTGTCGAATTCTATCGCCATTTGATATACATGCGGTCATGA